One Erythrobacter aureus DNA segment encodes these proteins:
- a CDS encoding DUF2141 domain-containing protein, giving the protein MSRLGAVAFLPLGAVLAAASPPAPPEDGALTGATISVTVTELRNAKGIVRACMTTDEGKFPRCRGVAGAHGATAEAREGSVTFTFAGVKPGRYAIALLHDENANGKADRALGMMPKEGFGFSRDAKVRMGPPRFSEAAFDIGTEDRALTIRMRYML; this is encoded by the coding sequence ATGAGCCGGTTGGGCGCGGTAGCCTTCCTGCCGCTCGGCGCGGTGCTTGCGGCCGCCTCGCCCCCTGCGCCCCCCGAAGACGGGGCGCTTACCGGGGCCACGATCAGCGTGACTGTGACCGAACTGCGCAATGCCAAGGGTATCGTGCGCGCCTGCATGACTACCGACGAAGGCAAGTTTCCGCGCTGCCGCGGCGTCGCGGGAGCGCACGGGGCCACGGCCGAAGCGCGCGAGGGGAGCGTGACCTTTACCTTCGCGGGCGTGAAGCCCGGCCGCTATGCCATTGCCCTGCTGCATGACGAGAACGCCAATGGAAAGGCCGACCGCGCACTGGGCATGATGCCCAAGGAAGGGTTCGGCTTTTCGCGCGATGCGAAGGTGCGGATGGGGCCACCCCGATTTTCCGAAGCCGCTTTCGACATCGGCACAGAGGATCGCGCGCTGACTATAAGGATGCGCTACATGCTCTGA
- a CDS encoding sterol desaturase family protein — MWIAITLSALAMTAIVAGRYLASSGIFAAITNRVRPGYHAGLGSQIRREIGWSLVSAAIYGIPAGVVAWGWQERGWTQIYTDPGAYPLWYLPLAPLLYLLAHDAWFYWTHRLMHRPNLFRTMHAVHHASRPPTAWAAMSFHPWEAITGAVVIPVLVFVIPIHVAMLGVVLIVMTVMGVTNHMGWEIFPRRLVHSKLGGWLITASHHQRHHEEYQCNYGLYFRHWDRFCGTDKGLSPNI; from the coding sequence ATGTGGATCGCGATCACTCTTTCCGCCCTTGCCATGACCGCGATCGTGGCCGGGCGCTATCTTGCCTCGAGCGGGATTTTCGCGGCGATCACCAATCGCGTGCGGCCGGGGTATCACGCTGGCCTCGGCAGCCAGATTCGCAGGGAGATCGGCTGGTCGCTCGTCTCGGCCGCGATTTACGGCATTCCTGCGGGCGTGGTCGCGTGGGGCTGGCAGGAGCGTGGGTGGACGCAAATCTATACGGATCCGGGCGCCTATCCGTTGTGGTACCTGCCTCTGGCCCCGCTGCTCTATCTGCTGGCGCATGACGCCTGGTTCTACTGGACGCACCGGTTGATGCATCGCCCGAACCTGTTCCGCACCATGCACGCCGTTCATCATGCAAGCCGCCCCCCGACCGCATGGGCGGCGATGAGCTTTCACCCGTGGGAAGCGATCACGGGCGCGGTGGTCATACCGGTTCTGGTTTTTGTCATCCCGATCCATGTCGCCATGCTGGGCGTGGTATTGATCGTGATGACGGTGATGGGGGTCACCAACCATATGGGCTGGGAAATATTCCCACGGCGACTGGTTCATTCCAAGTTAGGCGGATGGCTGATAACGGCCAGCCATCACCAGCGCCATCATGAAGAGTATCAATGCAATTACGGCCTCTATTTTCGTCACTGGGATCGTTTTTGCGGTACCGACAAGGGGCTCAGCCCCAACATATGA
- a CDS encoding MmcB family DNA repair protein yields MFHFADMTESLLDGHTAAHVARGVARLFARNDIWCLAEMPLRGGRRADLMGVDPKGRVIIVEIKVQRGDLLGDGKWPDYLDHCDRFYWGVPPGFDHSPLDGEGYRPDSCGIIVADGYDGEIVRPAPLVPLAAARRKVEIERLARASLRRATVAFDPHCSPWGVIE; encoded by the coding sequence ATGTTCCATTTCGCCGACATGACGGAATCGCTTCTGGACGGACATACGGCGGCCCATGTCGCGCGGGGCGTAGCGCGGCTGTTCGCGCGCAACGACATATGGTGCCTGGCCGAAATGCCGCTGCGTGGCGGGCGGCGGGCGGACCTCATGGGTGTCGACCCCAAGGGGCGGGTCATCATCGTCGAAATCAAGGTCCAGCGGGGCGATCTGCTGGGTGACGGAAAATGGCCCGATTATCTCGATCATTGCGATCGTTTCTACTGGGGAGTGCCCCCGGGGTTCGATCACAGCCCGCTGGACGGCGAAGGCTATCGACCGGACAGTTGCGGAATCATCGTTGCCGATGGCTATGACGGGGAAATAGTGCGGCCCGCGCCGCTCGTCCCGCTGGCCGCGGCGCGGCGCAAGGTCGAAATCGAACGGCTCGCCCGCGCTTCCCTGCGCCGCGCCACGGTGGCGTTCGATCCGCATTGCTCGCCATGGGGCGTGATCGAATAG
- a CDS encoding LysR substrate-binding domain-containing protein: MDENDSSGRRRPLPSLVGLQAFEAAARHTSFRDAADEMAITPTAVSHRIRGLEEHLGVKLFERRPRKVSVTEAGAVLLDHLGPAFQGIRGGCDAVARFGGNRTYTITLTSVLSALWLTPRLDALRSRMPGIGLRILATEDVADLHAHEADFAIRHFAHKTDLKSLEAVWLGRDLLYPCASPALIGRSGKTLASLPLIHFEVNNPTHHKQSWEEWFGRHGHMSSRKNDLDTTFSNEIQAFYATLAGQGVGLISRTLAQDFIDRGLLTVIDDRHIEGAELALLRRENALAGSLENSLWNWLRVSLSEWKSTSAITP; encoded by the coding sequence ATGGATGAGAATGATTCATCTGGAAGAAGACGTCCGCTGCCGTCGCTGGTGGGCCTGCAGGCATTCGAGGCCGCGGCAAGACACACAAGCTTCAGGGACGCGGCCGACGAGATGGCGATCACGCCGACGGCAGTTTCTCATCGCATCCGCGGTCTTGAAGAACACCTGGGTGTCAAGTTGTTCGAGCGTCGCCCCCGCAAGGTATCCGTCACCGAGGCGGGCGCAGTCTTGCTCGACCACCTCGGACCGGCTTTCCAGGGCATTCGGGGCGGCTGCGATGCAGTCGCGCGCTTCGGGGGAAACCGGACATATACAATTACCCTAACATCGGTGCTCTCGGCTCTGTGGCTTACCCCACGACTTGATGCACTGCGCTCGCGCATGCCCGGAATTGGTCTGAGAATCCTAGCAACCGAGGACGTTGCCGACCTTCATGCACACGAGGCCGACTTCGCCATCCGACATTTTGCCCACAAGACAGACCTTAAAAGTCTCGAAGCTGTCTGGCTGGGCAGGGACCTGCTCTATCCATGCGCGAGTCCCGCGTTGATCGGACGCTCGGGCAAGACGCTGGCATCCCTGCCGCTGATCCATTTCGAGGTAAACAATCCCACGCACCACAAACAGTCATGGGAAGAATGGTTTGGGCGGCATGGTCACATGTCATCCCGCAAAAACGATCTCGACACGACGTTCAGCAATGAAATCCAGGCATTCTACGCCACGCTCGCGGGGCAGGGAGTTGGCCTGATTTCGCGAACGCTCGCCCAGGATTTCATCGACCGTGGATTGCTCACAGTGATCGATGATCGGCACATCGAAGGGGCGGAACTAGCTCTACTCAGGCGCGAGAATGCGCTCGCGGGATCTCTTGAGAACTCGCTTTGGAACTGGTTGCGGGTCAGCTTGTCAGAATGGAAATCTACTTCCGCAATCACCCCATAG
- a CDS encoding FMN-dependent NADH-azoreductase, with protein sequence MSNVLIVDASARSASSHFASFGSHTRRLSLKFAETWRCRCPGATILHREIGLLPPTPVDPDWIHAAFTPEQDRSFWMQQRLAESDKLVDELIASDIIVIASPMYNFGVPAQLKAYIDNVVRVGRTFGFDRNREDEPYWPLLKDDNKTLVVLSSRGDHGYDDASRLKNQNHVEPGIVTPLSYLGIEKHHYIAIEFDEFADDRLEASIARAEQEVEALAAELAAQ encoded by the coding sequence ATGAGTAATGTCCTGATTGTCGATGCAAGTGCCCGATCGGCTTCCTCCCACTTTGCAAGCTTTGGGTCGCACACTAGGCGACTTTCGTTGAAATTCGCCGAAACATGGCGCTGCAGATGTCCGGGAGCTACAATCCTTCACAGAGAGATAGGCTTGCTGCCTCCGACCCCCGTCGATCCGGATTGGATCCATGCAGCCTTCACTCCGGAGCAGGACAGAAGCTTCTGGATGCAGCAAAGGCTGGCGGAGAGCGACAAACTTGTAGATGAACTCATCGCGTCCGACATTATCGTGATCGCGTCACCGATGTACAATTTTGGGGTTCCCGCTCAGCTGAAAGCCTATATCGACAATGTGGTTCGCGTGGGCCGCACATTTGGTTTTGACCGCAACCGGGAAGACGAGCCTTATTGGCCGCTGTTGAAGGACGATAACAAGACCTTGGTGGTCCTGTCTTCCCGCGGCGATCATGGCTATGACGATGCCTCACGTTTGAAAAACCAGAATCACGTCGAGCCAGGCATTGTGACCCCGTTGTCGTATCTTGGCATTGAGAAGCATCACTATATCGCAATCGAGTTCGACGAATTTGCAGACGATCGGCTGGAGGCTTCGATAGCTCGCGCGGAGCAGGAGGTTGAAGCGTTGGCTGCCGAGTTGGCGGCACAATGA
- a CDS encoding alpha/beta hydrolase — translation MIKPSTIPEKQATSRSGLTALCLSFLLVLEGCAGTLRPASTAIAIGQSHQLYSSHFEEHREINVWLPPGYADSNVQYNAVYLIDGGREQDFHHISGLAQLGVLNGTIEPLIIIGIRTDNRAFELTETAADPRYVRPADRAGGAPKFRRYIADEVIPFVEANYRVGARKAVLGESLAGLFILETFFSQPELFTDYIAISPSLWYDDRALSRASASRMPESMPGSTLFLAMADEGGTMQTGMDEIVAALNAGQPAGLTWMYSDRRETEHHWTIYHNAAHDALKWAFGLPAPDYDLSSEWYMQEGGSPPSE, via the coding sequence ATGATTAAACCATCTACAATCCCCGAGAAGCAGGCAACCAGCCGATCCGGGCTCACGGCACTCTGTTTGTCATTCCTGCTTGTCCTCGAAGGGTGCGCTGGCACGTTGCGGCCAGCGAGCACTGCGATCGCCATCGGGCAGAGCCATCAACTCTATTCCTCACATTTCGAAGAGCACCGCGAAATCAATGTATGGCTCCCTCCCGGCTACGCTGACAGCAACGTGCAATACAACGCAGTTTATCTGATCGACGGCGGGCGGGAGCAAGACTTCCATCACATCTCTGGCCTAGCGCAGTTGGGAGTATTGAACGGGACAATCGAACCGTTGATCATCATTGGCATTCGAACAGACAACCGCGCATTTGAACTAACCGAGACCGCGGCTGATCCACGCTATGTCCGCCCTGCTGACCGCGCTGGCGGCGCGCCAAAATTCCGGCGTTATATTGCCGATGAAGTAATCCCTTTCGTCGAGGCCAATTATCGTGTGGGCGCGCGCAAAGCGGTATTGGGCGAATCTCTGGCCGGACTGTTCATTCTCGAGACGTTCTTCTCGCAGCCCGAACTGTTCACCGACTACATCGCGATCAGTCCGAGTCTCTGGTACGATGACCGTGCACTCTCCCGAGCATCTGCAAGCCGCATGCCGGAATCGATGCCCGGGAGCACTCTGTTCCTGGCAATGGCCGACGAGGGCGGGACCATGCAAACTGGAATGGATGAAATCGTGGCGGCGTTGAACGCTGGTCAGCCCGCTGGTCTCACCTGGATGTATTCAGACAGGCGCGAGACCGAACATCACTGGACGATCTACCACAATGCCGCACACGATGCCTTGAAGTGGGCCTTTGGGTTGCCTGCCCCCGACTACGATCTGTCATCCGAATGGTACATGCAGGAAGGCGGGTCTCCCCCTTCCGAATAG
- a CDS encoding LysR family transcriptional regulator — MKLDPLETFVSVAKAGSFTAAAVRSGSPRSTVSMQIAKLEESLGVRLFKRSTRSMVLTHEGHVLLEKVAGPIELISAAVDQIGGNQAELAGRIRATAPADFPTEGIAEAIVRFQKQHPRVEVDLTMTNALLDLVEENIDIAIRAGRGSSVEVVEQKLADIEWVFAASREWLKKNTLPEHSAEISQFIAPSPSLKAFLEHHVLSSASLPTGHIQVDNHMLAAALVRKGAGVAIVPRSVIASELVEGSVVAILDGEIRHTSSLMLSFPTRADMLPRVRIFGEFLKESMRSRR; from the coding sequence ATGAAGCTCGATCCGCTTGAAACCTTCGTATCGGTCGCGAAAGCGGGCAGCTTTACTGCTGCCGCCGTGCGCTCCGGCAGCCCGAGATCGACCGTCAGCATGCAGATCGCAAAACTCGAGGAGTCGCTCGGGGTGCGACTGTTCAAGCGCTCGACCCGGTCCATGGTCCTCACCCATGAAGGGCACGTGCTGCTTGAGAAGGTTGCTGGGCCGATCGAGCTGATTTCGGCTGCCGTCGATCAGATCGGAGGCAATCAAGCTGAATTGGCAGGCAGGATCAGGGCGACCGCCCCGGCCGATTTTCCGACGGAAGGTATCGCAGAGGCGATCGTTCGGTTTCAGAAGCAACACCCCCGCGTGGAGGTCGATTTGACAATGACCAACGCCCTTCTCGATCTGGTCGAAGAGAACATCGACATCGCTATCCGTGCCGGGCGCGGCTCGAGTGTAGAAGTGGTCGAACAGAAGCTGGCCGACATAGAGTGGGTTTTTGCCGCCAGCCGGGAGTGGCTAAAGAAGAACACACTGCCGGAACACAGTGCGGAAATTTCGCAATTCATCGCACCTTCGCCATCACTGAAGGCTTTCCTCGAGCATCACGTCCTCAGCAGTGCAAGCTTGCCAACGGGTCATATCCAGGTGGACAATCACATGCTCGCCGCCGCGCTTGTTCGCAAAGGTGCCGGTGTCGCGATTGTGCCAAGATCGGTAATCGCTTCGGAGTTGGTGGAGGGAAGCGTAGTCGCCATATTGGATGGCGAGATCCGGCACACTTCATCGCTCATGCTGAGTTTTCCCACCCGAGCCGACATGCTGCCGCGAGTGAGGATCTTCGGGGAGTTCCTAAAAGAATCCATGCGCTCGCGACGTTGA
- a CDS encoding cupin domain-containing protein produces the protein MSSSTNDPAGLAGKLAATSRARFSGIDAKILLGGEKATSTVMAMSVAPGMGSPAHISHDESKIFHVTAGDLVFLVGEEKMNVTVGDTIHVPKGFVHSFVTVGSEDAAMLLVATPSGHDRFFTALADLEVPHDQDEVAQVCSTYNQTIVGPPVAP, from the coding sequence ATGTCTTCATCGACAAATGATCCGGCTGGGCTGGCCGGAAAACTCGCCGCAACGTCCCGCGCCCGGTTCTCGGGCATTGACGCAAAGATCCTACTTGGCGGGGAAAAGGCGACCAGCACGGTCATGGCAATGTCGGTCGCGCCAGGAATGGGGTCGCCTGCCCACATCTCGCACGACGAAAGCAAGATCTTTCACGTAACAGCAGGTGATCTCGTGTTCCTCGTTGGCGAGGAAAAAATGAATGTGACCGTTGGAGATACCATTCACGTCCCGAAGGGCTTCGTGCACAGCTTCGTTACGGTCGGGTCCGAAGATGCGGCCATGCTTCTGGTCGCCACGCCGAGCGGACATGACCGCTTCTTCACTGCGCTGGCCGATCTCGAGGTCCCGCACGATCAGGACGAGGTCGCGCAGGTGTGTTCGACCTACAACCAGACGATCGTAGGGCCGCCGGTCGCCCCCTGA
- a CDS encoding LysR family transcriptional regulator, which produces MAQGLVDNAFGNFYIRTYRFRMDRILSYRVFLKTIETGSFAAASRTLDMTPQMAGRHVDTLEKELGTRLLNRSTRKLALTEAGRVFAAGARQILESVEATKTSVQALMEVPSGQLRVSLPSTLGRCRIVPMLGSFCAQYPEVSLDVSLSDRLVDPIGERFDICLRIGEPADSELMMKQLPSYRVGAYAAPQYLEENGTPSHPRDLAGHRCLGYDFRSYPAPNLWRFSQGKEAIEIDPQHQISVDDTHALIDLALAGGGIVMTGAINLEDYLTSGRLVRVLPAFDGPRRSMNLLYHRASADVPKQRVFIEWLVRLLA; this is translated from the coding sequence GTGGCGCAGGGTCTGGTTGATAATGCGTTTGGCAATTTCTACATTCGAACCTATAGGTTTCGAATGGATCGCATTCTGAGCTATCGGGTCTTTCTGAAGACGATAGAGACAGGCTCATTCGCAGCTGCCTCGCGCACTCTCGACATGACACCGCAAATGGCTGGCCGACACGTCGATACTCTTGAGAAAGAACTGGGCACACGGCTCTTGAACCGGTCCACCAGAAAGCTGGCGCTGACTGAGGCGGGCAGGGTTTTCGCTGCCGGTGCGCGGCAAATTCTGGAGTCTGTCGAAGCGACAAAGACATCAGTCCAGGCCTTGATGGAAGTGCCGAGTGGGCAATTGCGGGTTTCCCTTCCCTCGACCTTGGGGCGATGCAGAATTGTCCCCATGCTTGGATCGTTCTGCGCGCAATACCCGGAAGTTTCGCTGGATGTTTCGCTGTCCGACAGGCTCGTCGACCCGATCGGCGAGCGTTTCGACATATGCCTGAGGATTGGCGAACCGGCCGATTCCGAGTTGATGATGAAGCAGCTGCCATCCTACCGGGTCGGGGCCTACGCCGCTCCGCAATATCTCGAAGAGAACGGGACGCCGTCGCATCCGCGTGATCTGGCAGGCCATCGATGCCTGGGTTACGACTTCCGGTCATATCCCGCTCCGAACCTGTGGCGATTTTCTCAAGGCAAAGAAGCGATCGAAATCGATCCCCAACACCAGATTTCGGTTGATGACACCCATGCCCTGATCGACCTGGCCCTTGCGGGCGGCGGGATCGTCATGACCGGTGCAATCAATCTGGAAGACTACCTGACATCGGGTCGTCTGGTCCGGGTCTTGCCGGCATTCGATGGACCGAGGCGATCGATGAATCTGCTTTATCATCGCGCGAGCGCCGACGTGCCGAAACAGCGCGTCTTTATCGAATGGCTCGTTCGGCTGCTCGCTTAG
- a CDS encoding PhzF family phenazine biosynthesis protein → MVELHRLAAFSDGASGGNPAGVYLSDEAIDETAMQEIAADVGYSETAFAFPAGEAWRVRYFAPEGEVPFCGHATIALGAVLARKHGDSRYDLVLNDNTIHVTASANGDSLRAQLVSPSTRHRFDEEIAQQGLELFELDRSDLTGTFPPVVAHAGANHLIIPLKDRTRLSSMSYDLAAGRDMMRKHQLTTIALVFEGDDSTFHVRNAFASGGVLEDPATGAAAAAFAGFLRDHLDSGRQHITIIQGEDMGMRSVLNVAIPQTTGEGVQVSGDVRVIEAGPAQ, encoded by the coding sequence ATGGTGGAACTTCACAGACTTGCCGCATTTTCCGATGGCGCTTCCGGTGGCAATCCCGCCGGCGTCTATTTGAGCGACGAAGCAATCGATGAAACTGCGATGCAGGAGATCGCGGCCGACGTGGGATATTCGGAAACCGCCTTCGCCTTTCCTGCAGGCGAAGCGTGGCGCGTGCGATATTTCGCGCCGGAAGGAGAAGTGCCATTTTGCGGGCATGCCACCATCGCTTTGGGGGCGGTACTGGCCAGGAAGCATGGCGACAGTCGTTACGATCTCGTCCTCAACGACAATACCATTCATGTCACCGCGTCAGCGAACGGCGACAGTCTTCGCGCGCAGCTCGTATCACCGAGCACGCGGCACCGCTTCGATGAGGAAATAGCTCAGCAAGGTCTCGAGCTCTTTGAACTGGACCGCTCCGATCTGACAGGCACTTTTCCCCCGGTCGTTGCCCACGCGGGCGCAAACCACCTCATCATTCCCCTCAAGGATCGCACGAGACTGTCCTCGATGTCCTACGATCTTGCAGCCGGGCGGGACATGATGAGGAAACACCAATTGACGACGATTGCGCTGGTCTTCGAAGGCGATGACAGCACATTCCACGTCCGAAATGCTTTCGCGTCGGGCGGTGTGCTCGAAGATCCGGCCACCGGAGCGGCCGCCGCCGCTTTCGCAGGGTTCTTACGCGATCACCTCGATTCCGGAAGGCAGCACATCACCATCATCCAGGGCGAAGACATGGGGATGCGGTCGGTATTGAATGTCGCCATTCCACAAACGACTGGAGAAGGTGTTCAGGTTTCCGGGGACGTTCGCGTGATCGAGGCCGGGCCAGCCCAATGA
- a CDS encoding EamA family transporter produces the protein MTGRDIILVMLVMFVWGTNFVVIHEALLALPPLLFATIRFVIAFFPAVLFVPRPSTSWLNLSSYGVLVGVGQFGILFIAMDGMISPGLASLIIQAQVFFTIGLSVWLTGERVRGVQIAALLLATAGIVLIGVRADGGTTAAGVGLVLVAAASWALANMISRKTSGTNVLGFVVWSSIAPVPVLLALSFMFEGWSAMAAGFRSATLSTWAAVIWQSLGNTLFGYGIWAALLNRYPSATVAPFALLVPVFGLSASALLLAEPLPAWKVIASMLVMAGLLLGLTGPQLSNWAGKRFGRKAGEQSCQP, from the coding sequence ATGACCGGCCGCGACATAATTCTGGTCATGCTCGTCATGTTCGTGTGGGGCACGAACTTTGTCGTGATCCACGAAGCGTTGCTTGCGCTCCCGCCGCTGCTTTTTGCGACGATCCGGTTTGTTATCGCCTTTTTCCCGGCGGTCCTGTTTGTGCCCAGGCCTTCCACCTCGTGGTTGAACCTTTCGTCCTACGGGGTCCTCGTCGGAGTAGGGCAATTCGGCATTCTGTTCATCGCCATGGACGGCATGATCTCGCCGGGTCTCGCTTCGCTCATAATCCAGGCGCAAGTGTTCTTCACGATCGGCCTGTCGGTGTGGCTTACCGGCGAACGCGTACGCGGTGTGCAGATCGCGGCCCTGCTGCTTGCGACCGCCGGTATTGTGTTGATCGGGGTGAGGGCAGATGGCGGTACTACCGCTGCCGGTGTCGGCCTCGTACTTGTTGCGGCCGCGTCATGGGCGCTTGCTAACATGATCTCGCGCAAGACATCGGGCACCAATGTGCTGGGTTTCGTCGTCTGGAGCAGCATTGCACCGGTTCCGGTTCTGCTCGCCCTGTCTTTCATGTTCGAAGGCTGGAGCGCCATGGCAGCGGGATTTCGGTCGGCAACGCTATCGACATGGGCCGCCGTGATCTGGCAGTCGCTTGGAAACACGCTGTTCGGCTACGGCATCTGGGCCGCACTCCTCAATCGCTACCCTTCGGCAACAGTCGCGCCCTTTGCCCTGCTCGTTCCTGTTTTCGGACTGAGCGCTTCCGCCCTCCTGCTCGCCGAGCCGCTACCCGCCTGGAAGGTGATTGCGTCGATGCTCGTGATGGCAGGCCTGCTGCTGGGCCTCACCGGACCACAGCTGTCCAACTGGGCGGGCAAACGGTTTGGCCGAAAAGCCGGTGAGCAATCCTGCCAACCCTAG